One Vulpes lagopus strain Blue_001 chromosome 18, ASM1834538v1, whole genome shotgun sequence DNA window includes the following coding sequences:
- the MAFB gene encoding transcription factor MafB isoform X2 — protein sequence MGPELPTSPLAMEYVNDFDLLKFDVKKEPLGRAERPGRPCTRLQPAGSVSSTPLSTPCSSVPSSPSFSPTEQKTHLEDLYWMASNYQQMNPEALNLTPEDAVEALIGSHPVPQPLQSFDGFRGAHHHHHHHHPHPHPHHAYPGAGVPHDELGPHAHPHHHHHHQASPPPSSAASPAQQLPTSHPGPGPHAAAAATAAGGGGSVEDRFSDDQLVSMSVRELNRHLRGFTKDEVIRLKQKRRTLKNRGYAQSCRYKRVQQKHHLENEKTQLIQQVEQLKQEVSRLARERDAYKVKCEKLANSGFREAGSTSDSPSSPEFFLIPSEASRLMLIAVAAVLFG from the exons ATGGGGCCCGAGCTGCCCACCAGCCCGCTGGCCATGGAGTACGTCAACGACTTCGACCTGCTCAAGTTCGACGTGAAGAAGGAGCCGCTGGGGCGCGCGGAGCGGCCGGGCCGGCCCTGCACGCGCCTGCAGCCCGCCGGCTCGGTGTCGTCCACCCCGCTCAGCACGCCGTGCAGCTCGGTGCCCTCGTCGCCCAGCTTCAGCCCCACCGAGCAGAAGACTCACCTGGAGGACCTGTACTGGATGGCGAGCAACTACCAGCAGATGAACCCCGAGGCGCTCAACCTGACGCCCGAGGACGCGGTGGAGGCGCTCATCGGGTCGCACCCGGTGCCGCAGCCGCTGCAGAGCTTCGACGGCTTCCGCGGCgcgcaccaccaccaccaccaccaccacccgcacccgcacccgcaccacGCCTACCCGGGCGCCGGCGTGCCCCACGACGAGCTGGGCCCGCACGCGCAcccgcaccaccaccaccaccaccaagcgTCGCCGCCGCCGTCCAGCGCCGCCAGCCCCGCGCAGCAGCTGCCCACCAGCCACCCGGGGCCCGGGCCGCACGCGGCCGCCGCGGCgacggcggcgggcggcggcggcagcgtGGAGGACCGCTTCTCCGACGACCAGCTCGTGTCCATGTCCGTGCGCGAGCTGAACCGCCACCTGCGGGGCTTCACCAAGGACGAGGTGATCCGCCTGAAGCAGAAGCGGCGGACGCTGAAGAACCGGGGTTACGCCCAGTCGTGCAGGTATAAACGCGTCCAGCAGAAGCACCACCTGGAGAACGAGAAGACGCAGCTCATTCAGCAGGTGGAGCAGCTTAAGCAGGAGGTGTCCCGGCTGGCCCGCGAAAGAGACGCCTACAAGGTCAAGTGCGAGAAACTCGCCAACTCCGGCTTCAGGGAGGCGGGCTCCACCAGCGACAGCCCCTCCTCTCCCGAGTTCTTTCT GATCCCTTCAGAAGCCTCCAGGCTCATGCTAATTGCTGTGGCTGCAGTGCTCTTCGGGTGA
- the MAFB gene encoding transcription factor MafB isoform X1: MGPELPTSPLAMEYVNDFDLLKFDVKKEPLGRAERPGRPCTRLQPAGSVSSTPLSTPCSSVPSSPSFSPTEQKTHLEDLYWMASNYQQMNPEALNLTPEDAVEALIGSHPVPQPLQSFDGFRGAHHHHHHHHPHPHPHHAYPGAGVPHDELGPHAHPHHHHHHQASPPPSSAASPAQQLPTSHPGPGPHAAAAATAAGGGGSVEDRFSDDQLVSMSVRELNRHLRGFTKDEVIRLKQKRRTLKNRGYAQSCRYKRVQQKHHLENEKTQLIQQVEQLKQEVSRLARERDAYKVKCEKLANSGFREAGSTSDSPSSPEFFLSVKGFKLH, encoded by the exons ATGGGGCCCGAGCTGCCCACCAGCCCGCTGGCCATGGAGTACGTCAACGACTTCGACCTGCTCAAGTTCGACGTGAAGAAGGAGCCGCTGGGGCGCGCGGAGCGGCCGGGCCGGCCCTGCACGCGCCTGCAGCCCGCCGGCTCGGTGTCGTCCACCCCGCTCAGCACGCCGTGCAGCTCGGTGCCCTCGTCGCCCAGCTTCAGCCCCACCGAGCAGAAGACTCACCTGGAGGACCTGTACTGGATGGCGAGCAACTACCAGCAGATGAACCCCGAGGCGCTCAACCTGACGCCCGAGGACGCGGTGGAGGCGCTCATCGGGTCGCACCCGGTGCCGCAGCCGCTGCAGAGCTTCGACGGCTTCCGCGGCgcgcaccaccaccaccaccaccaccacccgcacccgcacccgcaccacGCCTACCCGGGCGCCGGCGTGCCCCACGACGAGCTGGGCCCGCACGCGCAcccgcaccaccaccaccaccaccaagcgTCGCCGCCGCCGTCCAGCGCCGCCAGCCCCGCGCAGCAGCTGCCCACCAGCCACCCGGGGCCCGGGCCGCACGCGGCCGCCGCGGCgacggcggcgggcggcggcggcagcgtGGAGGACCGCTTCTCCGACGACCAGCTCGTGTCCATGTCCGTGCGCGAGCTGAACCGCCACCTGCGGGGCTTCACCAAGGACGAGGTGATCCGCCTGAAGCAGAAGCGGCGGACGCTGAAGAACCGGGGTTACGCCCAGTCGTGCAGGTATAAACGCGTCCAGCAGAAGCACCACCTGGAGAACGAGAAGACGCAGCTCATTCAGCAGGTGGAGCAGCTTAAGCAGGAGGTGTCCCGGCTGGCCCGCGAAAGAGACGCCTACAAGGTCAAGTGCGAGAAACTCGCCAACTCCGGCTTCAGGGAGGCGGGCTCCACCAGCGACAGCCCCTCCTCTCCCGAGTTCTTTCT gtCAGTAAAAGGATTTAAGTTGCACTga